The Cellulomonas wangleii genome includes a region encoding these proteins:
- a CDS encoding amino acid permease → MTTPSPADRAREYRGVLRRRSVEDSMAQLDDPDRRLHRTLNAWDLAVLGVSVAVGAGIFSVGATAAANYAGPSVILSFVIASVVCGLAIMCYAEFASTMPVAGSAYTYSYTTMGELVAWIIGWDLILEMLLASAVIAKFWGVYLSDAFGLFGIDVPATVEVLGADVAWGPMLIVAVFTVLLAIGTRLSTRVNSVFTIIKVGITLFVIVAGFFYVKAENWTPFVPPSQPAESGTSALHQPLTGFLLGMEPSMYGVMGVLSGAALVFFAFIGFDVVATTAEETKNPQRAVPRGILGGLALVTVLYILVTVVVTGMVSYTELAESGSPSLTTAFVLVGADWAGRVISVGILVGLTSVLMVLLLGLTRVIFAMSRDGLLPRPLSRTSSRFGTPTWLQVGAGVVVALIAGLSEVELLEEMINIGTLSAFVLVSFGIPLLRRSRPDLTRGFKVPFSPVLPIISGLACIWLMLNLTTLTWLRFLVWVLVGLVVYFGFSYRHSLLGRGTPVPVTAADEPLL, encoded by the coding sequence ATGACGACACCGAGCCCGGCGGACCGTGCCCGCGAGTACCGCGGCGTCCTGCGGCGCAGGTCCGTGGAAGACTCGATGGCCCAGCTCGACGACCCGGATCGTCGGCTGCACCGCACCCTCAACGCGTGGGACCTCGCCGTCCTCGGCGTCTCGGTGGCCGTGGGCGCCGGCATCTTCTCGGTGGGTGCGACCGCGGCGGCGAACTACGCCGGCCCGTCGGTCATCCTGTCGTTCGTCATCGCCTCGGTCGTCTGCGGCCTGGCGATCATGTGCTACGCCGAGTTCGCCTCGACGATGCCGGTCGCCGGGTCCGCGTACACGTACTCGTACACGACGATGGGCGAGCTCGTCGCCTGGATCATCGGCTGGGACCTGATCCTCGAGATGCTCCTGGCGTCCGCGGTCATCGCCAAGTTCTGGGGCGTGTACCTGTCCGACGCGTTCGGGCTGTTCGGCATCGACGTGCCCGCCACGGTGGAGGTGCTGGGCGCCGACGTCGCGTGGGGCCCGATGCTCATCGTCGCCGTGTTCACGGTGCTGCTGGCCATCGGTACGCGCCTGAGCACCCGCGTGAACAGCGTGTTCACGATCATCAAGGTCGGCATCACGCTCTTCGTCATCGTCGCCGGGTTCTTCTACGTCAAGGCGGAGAACTGGACGCCGTTCGTCCCGCCGTCGCAGCCGGCCGAGTCCGGCACCAGCGCGCTGCACCAGCCGCTGACGGGCTTCCTGCTGGGCATGGAGCCCTCCATGTACGGCGTCATGGGCGTCCTGTCCGGCGCGGCGCTGGTCTTCTTCGCGTTCATCGGGTTCGACGTCGTGGCGACCACCGCCGAGGAGACCAAGAACCCGCAGCGCGCCGTGCCCCGCGGCATCCTCGGCGGGCTCGCGCTCGTCACCGTCCTCTACATCCTGGTGACCGTGGTCGTCACCGGCATGGTCAGCTACACCGAGCTGGCCGAGTCCGGCTCCCCGTCCCTCACCACGGCGTTCGTGCTCGTGGGGGCCGACTGGGCGGGCCGGGTGATCTCGGTCGGCATCCTCGTGGGCCTGACGAGCGTGCTCATGGTGCTGCTGCTCGGCCTCACGCGCGTCATCTTCGCGATGAGCCGCGACGGGCTGCTGCCCCGTCCCCTGTCGCGCACCTCCTCGCGGTTCGGCACCCCGACGTGGCTGCAGGTCGGTGCGGGCGTGGTCGTGGCGCTCATCGCGGGGCTGTCGGAGGTCGAGCTGCTCGAGGAGATGATCAACATCGGGACGCTCTCGGCGTTCGTGCTGGTCAGCTTCGGCATCCCGCTGCTGCGCCGGTCGCGCCCCGACCTGACGCGCGGGTTCAAGGTGCCGTTCTCGCCGGTGCTGCCGATCATCTCGGGCCTCGCGTGCATCTGGCTGATGCTCAACCTCACGACGCTGACGTGGCTCCGGTTCCTCGTGTGGGTGCTCGTGGGCCTGGTCGTCTACTTCGGGTTCTCGTACCGGCACTCGCTGCTGGGCAGGGGGACGCCGGTGCCGGTGACGGCTGCGGACGAGCCGCTGCTGTAG
- a CDS encoding NfeD family protein — protein MTVFLVIGGIGLVVLLASLVFGDIFESFDIGEGGFSGIAAGVGAVVFGASGVIALSSDLPLVWAYVIGVGFAVVAFAAAQGLVKRLSETEDAPPPPLDGAFGTTTSTTGPSGGEVRLEGVRDLEARLAWADEEIAAGTRVVVVAVSGSRVHVRPV, from the coding sequence GTGACCGTCTTCCTCGTCATCGGGGGCATCGGCCTCGTCGTCCTGCTCGCGTCGCTGGTCTTCGGCGACATCTTCGAGTCGTTCGACATCGGTGAGGGCGGGTTCTCCGGCATCGCCGCCGGCGTGGGCGCCGTCGTGTTCGGCGCCAGCGGGGTCATCGCACTGTCGTCGGACCTGCCGCTCGTCTGGGCGTACGTGATCGGCGTGGGCTTCGCCGTCGTCGCCTTCGCCGCTGCCCAGGGCCTGGTCAAGCGGCTCTCGGAGACCGAGGACGCGCCGCCGCCGCCGCTGGACGGCGCGTTCGGCACGACGACGTCGACCACCGGCCCGTCGGGCGGCGAGGTCCGGCTCGAGGGCGTCCGCGACCTGGAGGCCCGGCTCGCCTGGGCCGACGAGGAGATCGCCGCGGGCACACGCGTCGTCGTGGTCGCGGTGTCCGGGTCCCGCGTGCACGTGCGTCCCGTGTGA
- a CDS encoding SPFH domain-containing protein: MLELAQGSITVIAVGALIIAFVAVIALITKRIRRVPPNEALIIVGRGAGRGAAADTGQRVVVGGRVFVWPVLQQGFPISLEQRQIGITVEGVDKNRIKLAIKASINFKVRGDEEGVRRAAQRFLSQQATLTDVIRESLEGSLRAIIGDMTIEQIISDRKSLQDAVVASTKTDLAEQGLQVDLLNISDISTPGSDYLSNLGRAEAARARQVAEVKEAEAQQVSEFAKIRAMEQIAERQRDLALKQAAIKAETDKANAEANAAGQLARAEQDKLVALQERDALAEKAKVTEEQLDIDVRKPAEASAYAAVQQANAERDAANAAAEADAYRRMKVAEANKIATVQDAEAAAEATIRAGNAERDRQLAEAKALEALGLARAAAARAEGLAQAEATHAQAEALREQGEAVLAQQVIALLPEIVRAAAEPIGSIDQLTVVSTDGASAMTRTVGQVLGEGQEVIKSLTGLDLNTLVAGIAGRAVGTNGAPAGSNRS, encoded by the coding sequence ATGCTCGAGCTCGCGCAGGGAAGCATCACCGTCATCGCGGTCGGCGCGCTGATCATCGCGTTCGTCGCGGTGATCGCGCTCATCACCAAGCGCATCCGCCGGGTGCCGCCCAACGAGGCGCTCATCATCGTCGGTCGCGGGGCGGGGCGCGGTGCGGCTGCCGACACCGGCCAGCGCGTGGTCGTCGGCGGGCGGGTCTTCGTCTGGCCGGTGCTGCAGCAGGGCTTCCCGATCTCGCTCGAGCAGCGTCAGATCGGCATCACCGTCGAGGGCGTCGACAAGAACCGCATCAAGCTCGCCATCAAGGCGTCCATCAACTTCAAGGTCCGCGGCGACGAGGAGGGCGTGCGGCGTGCCGCACAGCGCTTCCTGTCCCAGCAGGCGACGCTCACCGACGTCATCCGGGAGTCCCTCGAGGGGTCGCTGCGCGCCATCATCGGCGACATGACGATCGAGCAGATCATCTCCGACCGCAAGTCGCTCCAGGACGCGGTCGTCGCCTCGACGAAGACGGACCTGGCCGAGCAGGGTCTGCAGGTCGACCTGCTCAACATCTCCGACATCTCGACGCCCGGCTCGGACTACCTGTCCAACCTGGGGCGCGCCGAGGCCGCCCGCGCCCGGCAGGTCGCCGAGGTCAAGGAGGCCGAGGCCCAGCAGGTCTCCGAGTTCGCCAAGATCCGGGCGATGGAGCAGATCGCCGAGCGTCAGCGCGACCTCGCGCTCAAGCAGGCCGCGATCAAGGCGGAGACCGACAAGGCGAACGCCGAGGCCAACGCCGCCGGCCAGCTCGCCCGGGCCGAGCAGGACAAGCTCGTCGCCCTGCAGGAGCGCGACGCCCTCGCCGAGAAGGCGAAGGTGACCGAGGAGCAGCTCGACATCGACGTCCGCAAGCCGGCCGAGGCGTCCGCGTACGCCGCGGTCCAGCAGGCCAACGCCGAGCGTGACGCCGCCAACGCGGCCGCCGAGGCCGACGCGTACCGCCGCATGAAGGTCGCCGAGGCCAACAAGATCGCGACGGTCCAGGACGCCGAGGCCGCCGCCGAGGCCACCATCCGCGCCGGTAACGCCGAGCGCGACCGGCAGCTCGCCGAGGCCAAGGCGCTCGAGGCGCTGGGTCTGGCGCGCGCCGCCGCCGCCCGTGCGGAGGGTCTGGCGCAGGCCGAGGCCACGCACGCGCAGGCCGAGGCGCTGCGCGAGCAGGGCGAGGCGGTCCTGGCCCAGCAGGTCATCGCGCTGCTGCCCGAGATCGTCCGCGCCGCCGCCGAGCCGATCGGCTCGATCGACCAGCTCACCGTGGTGTCGACCGACGGCGCGTCGGCCATGACGCGGACGGTCGGGCAGGTGCTGGGCGAGGGCCAGGAGGTCATCAAGTCCCTGACCGGCCTCGACCTCAACACGCTCGTCGCCGGCATCGCCGGCCGCGCCGTGGGCACCAACGGCGCACCCGCGGGCAGCAACCGCAGCTGA
- a CDS encoding nitroreductase family deazaflavin-dependent oxidoreductase: MPLTGEYAPSTSDRAREQVELYESSGGTRGTTLDGQPVVVLWTLGATSGKIRKTPLMRVEHGGEYAVVASLGGAPTHPVWYRNIVAHPQVELQDGPVRRDYVAREVTGAERDAWWARAVEVWPDYEAYTRRTDRLIPVLVLTPVDRRDQG, translated from the coding sequence ATGCCCCTCACCGGTGAGTACGCCCCCAGCACGTCGGACCGCGCCCGCGAGCAGGTGGAGCTGTACGAGAGCTCCGGCGGGACGCGCGGCACGACGCTCGACGGGCAGCCCGTCGTCGTCCTGTGGACCCTCGGCGCGACGAGCGGGAAGATCCGCAAGACCCCGCTGATGCGCGTCGAGCACGGCGGCGAGTACGCGGTCGTCGCGTCGCTCGGCGGTGCGCCGACGCACCCCGTCTGGTACCGCAACATCGTCGCCCACCCGCAGGTCGAGCTGCAGGACGGGCCCGTGCGCAGGGACTACGTCGCCCGCGAGGTGACGGGTGCGGAGCGGGACGCCTGGTGGGCGCGGGCGGTCGAGGTGTGGCCGGACTACGAGGCGTACACCCGGCGCACGGACCGGCTGATCCCCGTGCTCGTGCTCACCCCCGTCGACCGGCGCGACCAGGGCTGA